Below is a window of Nicotiana tabacum cultivar K326 chromosome 19, ASM71507v2, whole genome shotgun sequence DNA.
AGGACCAAGGCAAAGTAGATGAAATGCCCAAATCCGTTCTGAAATCCAGAAAGCAAATAGGCAATGGCACCTGGAACGAATGATATTAGTAGCAGGTATGGTATAGAAGAAAGTGTGTTGCCTATGACAAAAGTACAACATCCATAGTGCCCGTTTAAGTTTTCCCGTTGAAATACCTGCAATATTTTCTCGAAGCagttaaattaattagtcatgaTACTATATAAATCATAGCATTTGTTAGTTATTTTGGATGAGAAAAAGATACCTTCATGTCCTCTACAAATGAAGGGAATCCACCAACTGTCATAAATGTCATAAATGAAACAACGAAAGCAACCATTAGACCTCTTTCCTGCAAAATCAATTTTTTAGACTGTGTTATGATCCATAAATTGTGTGCACTCAAAAAGTACTTAAACACTTGGAGAACTAAGAAAGTTTGAAACTTATTTGCTGATTCCTTATCCGTACAGTCTATATACCTCGATTGAACGATAGTTTGAGCCAAGATCATAGTAGATGGAACCAAGGCCTAAAGCAATGGCGACATAGGTAGCGAATCTCATCCAATAGTAGCCAAGATCACGAAACATGTTCACACTTGACCTCCTTGTCAAAACAAGGCTTTGCGTAGTGAAGTTGGCATGACTTCTTTTTTCCAATATTTCACCACCCTGAAAATATATAATGAATGTTAGAGAGATTCCTTCTCATCACCCTGCAAGCAGTCCTCCTCCATCCTTTCCATTTTGGTGGTTCTCTCTTACCTGTTGACAAATTTCTGCAACCTGGTTCTGAACTTCATGATATTCCTCAGATGATTTATATGAATTTACGAGAAGGTCAATCACTTCTTCTGTAGGTATTCTTCCAGCTGAGCCTTGTTCAATATCCTTTTAATAGAAAATAAGATATTCAATAAAAGGCAAACTTTGGTCTCTCTtcgaaaaagaaaagagtatttACCTCATCAAAGTCCTTGTTTATTGTTTTAAGAAAATGATCTGACGGATTCTGAAGAGTTGGGCAAGGGAAACCATTTCTCGCGAAAAACTGTCATAATAAAAAAGTTTTAATAAACGTATAAACTAATCAAATCATTACATATATATAATTGTATTATATGTCCGTTACTTGACTAGTTAATAATCCAATAGTCATGTGCTTACCTGAATTGCTGCACTAGCAGGTCCAAAATATACTATTCTTCCCGAAGACAAAAGGCATAGGCTGTGGAAGAGGTTGAAAACTTCTGCACTTGGCTGATGAATAGATGCAATAATGGTTCTTCCCTCTTTTTGGCGTGAAATTCCGCTCATCACATAATAAGATGCAGCACTGTCGAGGCCACTGGTTGGTTCATCGAGGAAGAGAAGTTTTGGTCGAGTTAGAATCTCCATGCAAATACTAAGTCTCCTCTTCTCTCCTCCGCTAATTCCTTTATTGCCCCATCCTCCAATTCTCGTGTTCATGGCATCTTGCAATCCCATCTCCTTTATAGTCTGCTCCGCTATTTGTATTTTCTCTGATTTTGTCATGGAATCTGGCAGTTGGAGTTGTGCAGAGTAGTAAACAGCTTCTTTAACAGTTAGTGTTGCCAACAGAGTTTCATCTTGAGTCAGGTATGCCTGATTTTATAGGATAAAACACATTACCATGCATGCTAATAAAAATATTGTACTTTACTAACGGAAAAGTAAAAGAGATGTGAttgcaaaaaaggaaaagaaaataagtaGTGATGCGCGCCAAGCGGCATTCAGGTGAAGATTCTCTTACAGACGTTCCATAAGAAAGTTTCTGTTTGTGACCATTGATCAGAATATCCCCGCTCTGCCTCGTGCTGAAGTCCAGTCGCCCTGAGAAGTGGACATCAGGTGAGTcatacttaaaaataaaactatctcATGAGCATTATTTAACAACCTATCCCCCTATTGGCCTTTGCTGTTATTTTTGGGCCCATTCAAGAAATTATATGCATCATTTGCTAAGAGATCGATATACTAATAATATTTGCTCCTACCAGCTAATGCGTCGAGAAATGTAGATTTGCCACAGCCAGAAGGACCCATGACGGCCAAGAGCTCACTAGGACGAGCATAACCAGTGAGACCTTGAAGTATGGCTTTTCTGCCACTTTTTCTAGTGGAGACAGTAACCCATAAGTCATTCCAAGTCAAGGAAACTCCTCTAGTTTTTGATCCCATTTGGCCCTTCACAGCATTCAATTCTGCTTCTTGCATTCCAGTTCTAGTTTCATACTCCATAGGTGGCATTTCCAAATTTACAGAAGCCATAGTTGCATGCCCAGAAGAAGGAACGGAAAGCCAAAAGTGGTTTTACCTTCTTATTCTTGCAAAAAGCGTGGGGTATTTAAGGACGTTGTAGTGTGAGACACTATTTTGTCAACTTCTGGGCAGCTATGGCATTAATTAGATGTGTCAAAAGAATACAGTTATAATGGACAGTTCAGGCAACACATTTATGTTTCTCTTTGTAAGTTTCAGCTTTTAATGTCTAGTTTCGTTCTTCTTATCCTCACCCCCCAACTCCCAAGCATTCCTCTGTCCAACTCaactcccatttttcttcttctccttgtcACGCTAGCTTGTTTGATTTGAGAACAGGGACCATGCACGTATAGCTAGCTCAATTATCACTAGCAATTTTCAAGTATGTGGTTACGATCAGTGTAGAAGCCACTTTCGTTTACATACTTTGAGCAATAACTAGGTAAATGTGTTTAAGCAAAGTTAGAACGAAGCCGCTTtctttagatgattgttgtaagAGCTACTAGGTATGTGGTAAACTGGTAAAGTTAGCAAAAACAGTGTTGTACTCTTATATAAGTGTCATATGCGTTAACAAACAGAATTGTTATGGTTTGGACAAgttgaaattagaaaacaaaactAGTTGAAGTTAAAGCTGGAAAAAATTGTGGGAGTTGATCTAGTGTTCGTTTAACTGTAGTTTCTTTCTGAAAATAGATTATATGAATTGATATGTGAGTGGAAGTTTAAGATTAATTTGAAATACTTGACATGAAATGGCATGCACGTGAAACCACAACTTCACTTgaaaagttcaaattcaagagcAAATTTTGTTTATTACGTGCTGAAATCTCTTTATTTGCAAGTCAAGGGCACAAGGAGGTTAGCAAAAGTACCCCTCCATTTTGTATtttgtaatattttattttagtataCGAGCGAGATCTATTTCTAGCCATTTCCAGCCAGTggccatttcttttttttttttcccccTCACAATGGGCTCTAAATTATACTAAGACCGTAATTACTTAATCTCACTTAGCGAATCTAGAAATCACAAAACATGAATTTAAATATCACCATTACAACTGTCAGTGAGAACTAGAGAATGCGAGAAGCAAAGAGATAACGAGTAAAATTGGGACACTTTCGTATTTATTGTTTATGTTTCTTATTTTCTCATTTATTGTTTTTCCAATTTCTTTCACATTTTGGGAACTAaattataaagtcaaaacaaagagaaaaaaacCCATCCCTGATTGTCAACCGTCAAGTATTATTTTGAAATCACATGGGAGAATTAAATGCTTTTAAGTATACCTGGTATGGAGCTTTCTGAGAATGTATTAACTATGTTATGGGCTATTGAGAAATACACTATTGAGTACTAAAGATAGGCCTTACCCAATAATAGCTAAAGCACAGAATGGACCCAATAAGTGGCCACAATTGCACAGACAAACTCATATTAATTGCTCTTATAGTGAAGCACCGTAATTCAGTTCCCAACCAATGCTTCACTCTACCAAGTCAGAGTAGGAACTCAATGAATCAATGTGACAACTCAAACTAAGTTAGATCTGATCTGAAACTTAGATTTCTCAGTTACAACAGCCAAGATTTATGCAAGTAAAGTCGATTTATTTATTGTCACAATTCGACTTGTAAATGAATTTGAGTCTATCATCGTGGTACTTCTTGTCCTAATTTacttttcttttgtgtgtataCATAGCTTTTACTAATTAGAAAATTATTATTTACTCACATATATAAGAAAAACTTTCTAAGTGTCTACACTGCTTTAATTAGGATTAATTCTTTAACACCTGCAGTAGCCTCGTACATCAGTCGCAAAACAATAAACAACCATCGCAGTTCGACATTATcttgctctgattattttttatACCATATTTTATGCAAATTCCGTAATATGTACTACTATAAAAAAGCAATAACTATTACATATATGATGTATATGTTATGAAATGAAaacaacttagtaaaacatgaacaagatatgttgttatgaaataaaagtaatttagtaaaacatgaacaagaaatggagatagagagaaggaagagattttcttcttcaattgtatgtattttcttatctattacaaggcctttatataggcatgaaaagtgaagaaacataagtcattgaatatgtcattaagcataaaaatatatcattaagcatttgagaagatcatggaggaagagtagacatccaccataatttaatttttcttataacactcccccttggatgtccatagataatgtgcctcgttaaaaccttattaagaaaaaaccctatgggaaaaagatcctagtgaaggaaaaagagtacacatgtttagaaatacgccttttggttgcctcgttaaaaaccttgcaaggaaaacccagtgggacaaaaccttgtaaggaaaaaagagtacaacgcgtattaactccccctgatgagagcatcaattcacatccttgagccttcgcatcccaatcttgtacattagtttcttgaaggttgacgtcggtggagatttggtgaacaaatcagccatattatcacttgaacggatctgttgcacgttgatatcaccattcttttgaagatcatatgtgaaaaataactttggtgaaatgtgctttatCCTATCCCCTTTTAttaatcctcccttcaattgtgctatgcatgctgcattgtcttcatacaaaattgtgggtagtttgtaacacttcaaaccatatgtgtctcgaataaggtgtattatagacctcaaccatacacattctcgacttgcttcatgaataacaattatttcagcatgattagatgaagtagccacgattgattgcttagtcgatcgccaagatatgacagtgcctccatatgtaaacacatatcctgtttgagatcgagctttgtGTGGGTCAAATAAATACCCagtatcggcataaccaacaagatcgggactgcaatcattgctataaaataagcccatatcggtagtcccttttagataccgcaatatgtgtttgattccatttcaatgtctccttgtaggagcagaactatatcttgctaagacattaactgaaaaagttatgtcaagctgtgtagtgttagcaagatacattagcgcaccaattgcactaagatatggtacttcaacaccaagaagctcttcattattttcatgaggtcggaattgatctttatttatatcgagtgatctcacaaccatcggggtactcaatggatgtgctttatctgTATAGAAtcactttaaaatctttttagtgtacgCTGATTGatgacaaaaattccatctttcatatactcaatttgtagaccaagataaaattttgtctttccaagatcttttatttcattaaacagtctactgctttaggaagatCCCCAAGAGtttcaatgatatttaaatcattaacatacacgacgattataacaaattcagatccagatctttctataaagacacaaggacaaattgaatcattcatgtacccttctttcaacaggtactcacttaggcgattataccacatgcgccctgattgtttcaatccgtataaggatttttgaagctttatttaataaatttcttggaaaccttagtatgcttcagaacaatttaaatccttcaatgatttctgatgttgggcatatttcgatatgtgttgacgttactttacccatgttttaatcgctttttgatgctatttgatccttaaaatgcccaacatggtttaattattcgttttatgactaattgagttgtgtgtgatgaattagggtatttggagtgcaaaaatatgaagaaaaggtgctctagctagaggaacaggggttggatgcgtcgcatccaatctagaaaaaatcagatttcgtgcacccttagcagtgaagtcggcccatagcatccgccttagcatccgcacctgggcaaagctgagaagtggaggacgaagtggatgcgaagcatccaccctagcatgcgaagctgagaagtggaggacgaggtggatgcgacgcatccaccctagcatcaatccctggagctgatttggattagaaataggagaactttggcccacgacttttgtacgcaatatataagccaaaaacgcctcttttagggcatctaacatattgggaagggggaaaaagccacgacaaagctgtggaggccggaattcatcaagttccatctttctcccaccaaacttagtaatttttatgtttctttgtatgatttgttgtttggctaccatgtctatgtggagctaaacttcacgttctaggattgtggttctttcatgattattgttattcggatattgattttgacttcttgatttatcatattagtttatttattcaatcttgcgctt
It encodes the following:
- the LOC107771921 gene encoding ABC transporter G family member 1 isoform X1 — translated: MASVNLEMPPMEYETRTGMQEAELNAVKGQMGSKTRGVSLTWNDLWVTVSTRKSGRKAILQGLTGYARPSELLAVMGPSGCGKSTFLDALAGRLDFSTRQSGDILINGHKQKLSYGTSAYLTQDETLLATLTVKEAVYYSAQLQLPDSMTKSEKIQIAEQTIKEMGLQDAMNTRIGGWGNKGISGGEKRRLSICMEILTRPKLLFLDEPTSGLDSAASYYVMSGISRQKEGRTIIASIHQPSAEVFNLFHSLCLLSSGRIVYFGPASAAIQFFARNGFPCPTLQNPSDHFLKTINKDFDEDIEQGSAGRIPTEEVIDLLVNSYKSSEEYHEVQNQVAEICQQGGEILEKRSHANFTTQSLVLTRRSSVNMFRDLGYYWMRFATYVAIALGLGSIYYDLGSNYRSIEERGLMVAFVVSFMTFMTVGGFPSFVEDMKVFQRENLNGHYGCCTFVIGNTLSSIPYLLLISFVPGAIAYLLSGFQNGFGHFIYFALVLFTSMMIVESLMMNVAAIVPNFLMGIVAGAGIQGLQILSGGYFQLPSELPNPIWKYPLYYMSFHKYAYQGMFKNEFEGLKFTDDLFGNNRTMSGEDILRERWEAEMAYSKWIDLAILVSTLILYRLVFLLIIKTNEKVVHARKASTSVLSNRSSQIMANSLPASPLH
- the LOC107771921 gene encoding ABC transporter G family member 1 isoform X2; translation: MASVNLEMPPMEYETRTGMQEAELNAVKGQMGSKTRGVSLTWNDLWVTVSTRKSGRKAILQGLTGYARPSELLAVMGPSGCGKSTFLDALAGRLDFSTRQSGDILINGHKQKLSYGTSAYLTQDETLLATLTVKEAVYYSAQLQLPDSMTKSEKIQIAEQTIKEMGLQDAMNTRIGGWGNKGISGGEKRRLSICMEILTRPKLLFLDEPTSGLDSAASYYVMSGISRQKEGRTIIASIHQPSAEVFNLFHSLCLLSSGRIVYFGPASAAIQFFARNGFPCPTLQNPSDHFLKTINKDFDEDIEQGSAGRIPTEEVIDLLVNSYKSSEEYHEVQNQVAEICQQGGEILEKRSHANFTTQSLVLTRRSSVNMFRDLGYYWMRFATYVAIALGLGSIYYDLGSNYRSIEERGLMVAFVVSFMTFMTVGGFPSFVEDMKVFQRENLNGHYGCCTFVIGNTLSSIPYLLLISFVPGAIAYLLSGFQNGFGHFIYFALVLFTSMMIVESLMMNVAAIVPNFLMGIVAGAGIQGLQILSGGYFQLPNDLFGNNRTMSGEDILRERWEAEMAYSKWIDLAILVSTLILYRLVFLLIIKTNEKVVHARKASTSVLSNRSSQIMANSLPASPLH